The Patagioenas fasciata isolate bPatFas1 chromosome 3, bPatFas1.hap1, whole genome shotgun sequence genome contains a region encoding:
- the GCM1 gene encoding chorion-specific transcription factor GCMa: MLKGADNVVMEQEDSASRHGEMRSWDINDIKLPQDIRQTDWFQEWPNSYVKHIYSSEDKNAQRHHSSWAMRNTNNHNSRILKKSCLGVVVCGNDCSTLDGRKIYLRPAICDKARQKQQRKCCPNCNGPLQLLSCRGHGGYPVTNFWRHEGRFIFFQSKGAHDHPRPETKLEAEARRSIQKAQTAFSPSSPRLKRSQETESLTGALPAQETLPLLLSNMDAYVLPANFRGHLSKSFQEPTLGSCSGWLPCPRAAGEDGGTGELLTWSRSLAFGRVPSTGRPCRGHASPTANLHCAAASPQHCAHPGIHHIPHSNQHLEGEASETRPREGTIQVSTTAMATCFLTCTHYNEQV, translated from the exons ATGCTGAAAGGTGCAGACAATGTTGTTATGGAGCAGGAGGACTCTGCTTCCCGACATGGAGAAATGAGAAGTTGGGATATCAATGACATCAAACTTCCCCAG GATATAAGACAGACAGACTGGTTTCAAGAATGGCCCAATTCCTATGTAAAACATATCTATAGCTCAGAGGATAAAAATGCTCAGAGGCACCACAGCAGCTGGGCAATGAGAAACACCAACAACCACAACTCTCGCATCTTAAAAAAGTCCTGCCTTGGGGTGGTGGTCTGCGGCAATGACTGCTCAACCTTGGATGGAAGGAAGATCTACCTAAGACCAGCCATATGTGATAAAGCTAGGCAAAAACAACAGC GGAAATGCTGTCCAAACTGCAACGGGCCCCTGCAGCTCCTTTCCTGCCGAGGCCATGGTGGTTACCCAGTTACCAACTTCTGGAGGCATGAAGGCCGATTCATATTTTTTCAG TCCAAAGGAGCTCATGACCATCCACGtccagaaacaaaactagaagctgAAGCAAGAAGATCAATCCAAAAAGCACAGACAGCTTTTTCTCCATCTTCTCCAAGATTAAAAAGAAGCCAGGAAACTGAG TCTCTGACAGGTGCACTGCCAGCGCAGGAGACTTTGCCTTTGCTTCTTTCCAACATGGATGCTTATGTTCTACCTGCTAATTTCAGGGGCCATTTAAGCAAAAGCTTCCAGGAGCCAACACTGGGCAGCTGCTCTGGGTGGCTGCCATGCCCAAGGGCAGCTGGGGAGGACGGGGGCACTGGAGAATTACTGACCTGGAGCAGGAGCCTGGCTTTTGGGAGGGTCCCCAGCACCGGGAGGCCTTGCAGAGGCCATGCCAGCCCCACAGCCAACCTGCACTGTGCAGCCGCTTCCCCCCAGCACTGCGCCCACCCCGGCATCCATCACATCCCACACAGCAATCAGCATCTCGAGGGGGAAGCAAGTGAGACAAGGCCAAGGGAAGGCACCATACAGGTCTCAACTACTGCAATGGCGACATGCTTTTTAACCTGTACCCACTACAACGAACAGGTTTAA